The Rhineura floridana isolate rRhiFlo1 chromosome 15, rRhiFlo1.hap2, whole genome shotgun sequence genome window below encodes:
- the SNIP1 gene encoding smad nuclear-interacting protein 1 has product MEGPERRRQRRSRTKKRAERRPRGSRSPPGSAGTSRSESKRENKSSNKRSKSPREKRSRSPHHVIAKVKQEREEHSQRGHEERQYRDHSELDRRWESSGDRDRHRDHSRRRKSNRGRPASYERERDAHHLHDQQVQREFYNEQRREHREQIEASGDEENRGAGGPNSISANKEPGNKEKPSFELSGALLEDSNTFRGVVIKYSEPPEARIPKKRWRLYPFKNDEVLPVMYIHRQSAYLLGRHRRIADIPIDHPSCSKQHAVFQYRLVEYTRPDGTMGRKVKPYIIDLGSGNGTFLNNQRIEPQRYYELKEKDVLKFGFSSREYVLLHESSDTSEVDQKTEEEEEDEST; this is encoded by the exons GTCAGAGTCAAAAAGGGAAAACAAGTCCTCAAACAAAAGAAGCAAATCTCCCCGAGAGAAAAGAAGCCGAAGTCCGCATCATGTGATAGCTAAAGTAAAGCAG GAGCGAGAGGAGCACTCTCAGAGGGGACATGAGGAACGTCAGTATCGAGACCACTCTGAGCTGGATCGTAGGTGGGAAAGTAGCGGTGACCGAGACAGACACCGGGACCATTCACGCCGAAGGAAGTCCAATAGAGGTCGGCCTGCGAGCTATGAAAGGGAAAGGGACGCTCATCACCTCCACGATCAGCAGGTGCAGAGGGAATTCTATAACGAGCAACGGCGTGAGCACCGTGAGCAGATAGAAGCAAGTGGCGATGAGGAGAATCGAGGGGCAGGGGGCCCCAACAGCATCAGTGCCAACAAAGAGCCAGGTAATAAAGAGAAGCCAAGCTTTGAACTGTCTGGTGCACTTTTGGAGGATTCCAATACTTTCCGTGGTGTCGTGATCAAATATAGTGAGCCCCCAGAAGCACGGATCCCAAAGAAGCGGTGGCGTCTTTATCCTTTTAAGAACGATGAGGTTCTCCCCGTCATGTACATTCACAGGCAGAGTGCCTATCTGCTGGGCAGGCACCGACGCATTGCCGATATCCCTATCGACCATCCCTCTTGCTCCAAACAACATGCTGTCTTTCAGTACCG GCTTGTGGAATACACCCGCCCTGATGGCACCATGGGCCGGAAGGTAAAGCCCTACATTATTGACCTTGGCTCAGGCAATGGCACGTTTCTGAATAATCAGCGCATTGAGCCTCAGCGTTACTATGAACTGAAAGAGAAGGATGTGCTGAAATTTGGGTTCAGCAGCAGAGAGTACGTTCTTCTCCATGAGTCATCAGATACCTCAGAGGTGGACCagaagacagaggaggaggaagaagacgaATCTACCTGA